A region of Cheilinus undulatus linkage group 10, ASM1832078v1, whole genome shotgun sequence DNA encodes the following proteins:
- the bod1l1 gene encoding biorientation of chromosomes in cell division protein 1-like 1 isoform X3: MAGLPPGDPQLVSMIVNHLKTQGLFDQFRRDCLADVDTKPAYLNLKQRVDNFVSNHLSNHTWSPHLNKNQLRNNIRQLVLQSGMLEQGVDRIVAQVVDPKVNHIFRPQVERVVREFLSPGSCSEEPPPPLPLPETKPDSSILEQASSSAPTPSNAMSILDTITSLNQEASVRASSSTDKARKTPDEPMQLVEDGEQDMGTAEEGDRKMLEEAEGSELQQLEVKTEDAQEPMDLGKDASIEEVKMEEEESGAQEQMEEERDKSGSKTSGKPTEEKQDEDQLRSTSQAKQKARERIKEEYFLEDSDLEGLSDITVSSVHTSDLSSFEEESDDEELQSESSEEGELPPDEEGEGAEMKQDKGEDRKPRRKAYVHKPFLYSRYYSDSDDEITVEERRRSAAKDKEERLLKRQQNRERMEEKRKQKALQAEEQDHKKQKSGDSAGFEGPRAKEARKERKVLEKKMALSRKRKLDSRKETDGSSKKKGDAEGSKKVDLKSTAVKTPQPKLLRNLSESASSDERHSRTSGSISEDSSETRKLTDKVRTHSFILELEQGSQEALRQRSVGKFDRSRKELLSKERKEKERSMSDERAKLKQKQEKKPEHQLDEHQQKEAAAVKVFSEEKGDKKPKMKSEKKTPSTPREGKSSASEVQADEGPKDASLKKKAASVEVVKAEKDKDKVREKEKEKSREKAKGEKSSAKGDYKLRPDSTGSSEDRSDMEPAGSDGSKKKDKHSKEVLKRSKSHTEDRPGEKLKSKDSEKEKTRADPDGQKSAKSSSESDKDPRRVKTADKGKILEKSKSKSKEEAKTVSSSKTGQGSEVKSTGGASVSKSEKKKEGSMKEQRKVSEEPLQDKSTKKKLEKKVPEKKDESIEEKKELREDKQEKPEKSSKPPVSSQSLDAELLPKKLSLLQDTSTDSDPVTTTVTTSFSDDTCDALSDITPEPPEGETESRLGEMPAVPVEADALLTLMDVCTSAEARLPPESSREEAMMQDADMKMKEAALTLLSMDPDSTVSSSLMCQDSREEEMNQATLQPVEIAEEEEQQPSVDEQTSSESPFAAAEPSTSQQSTVSEQQTEDFSGTPEKEAGLTVVEMTPAAVLQEVDTTSFTADAPSNEDETKCAEIVPEEQPVAAKEAVDAVVLGSEVGAAAEESVLSPVSVSTEQQQTEPDAKTGPQAGEVDADDGQVEMEVENVEAETTTKEENVATQSHVKTVESLVPEKTEEELRESEPPTPQSKLVKQISNVSSTDSQEDEKTSDLSEKEEKTEGRGRRKRRLSTQKAPAVKETGDEKDESKEQPSAEEPDQGKVAEVRTPRRGRSSKTTEEAEKELAKESEKPGEGPCRGGRRSGAAAVKVENQKKEESNAATSAEHPAETQKSEEESGPKKTGRRGSQVNLSSVPEDPEAAGDSKETSDTDSFTTSE, encoded by the exons ATGGCAGGTCTACCACCCGGAGACCCTCAGCTGGTCTCAATGATCGTCAACCATTTAAAAACTCAGGGTCTCTTTGACCAGTTCAGGAGGGACTGTCTGGCTGACGTTGATACAAAG CCTGCCTACTTGAACCTAAAACAGAGGGTTGACAACTTTGTCTCTAATCACCTCTCTAACCATACATGGAGCCCTCATTTGAACAAGAACCAGCTGAGAAACAACATCAGACAGCTGGTGTTACA ATCTGGGATGCTGGAGCAGGGAGTCGACAGGATAGTGGCCCAGGTGGTGGATCCCAAAGTCAACCACATCTTCAGACCGCAGGTAGAGAGGGTGGTCCGGGAGTTCCTGTCACCAGGCAGCTGCTCTGAGGAGCCGCCACCTCCGCTTCCTTTACCAGAGACCAAACCAGACAGCAGCATTCTTGAACAAG ccTCATCGTCTGCTCCAACCCCCAGCAATGCCATGTCCATCCTGGACACCATAACCTCCCTGAACCAGGAGGCCAGCGTCAGGGCAAGCTCCAGCACGGATAAAGCACGTAAAACTCCGGACGAGCCCATGCAGCTGGTGGAGGATGGCGAGCAGGACATGGGTACTGCCGAGGAAGGAGACAGGAAGATGCTGGAAGAGGCAGAGGGGTCTGAGCTCCAGCAGTTGGAGGTGAAGACAGAGGACGCTCAGGAACCGATGGATCTGGGGAAAGACGCGTCGATAGAGGAGGTGAAGATGGAAGAGGAGGAGTCAGGAGCTCAGGagcagatggaggaggagagggataAATCTGGAAGCAAAACAAGTGGGAAGCCAACAGAGGAGAAGCAGGATGAGGATCAGCTGAGATCTACGAGTCAGGCTAAGCAGAAGGCCCGAGAGAGGATAAAGGAAG AATACTTTTTGGAGGACTCGGACCTGGAGGGGCTGAGTGACATCACGGTGAGCTCGGTCCACACCAGCGACCTGTCGTCCTTCGAGGAGGAGAGCGATGATGAAGAGCTGCAGTCTGAATCCTCTGAAGAGGGCGAGCTTCCACCAGATG agGAAGGTGAGGGAGCAGAGATGAAACAGGACAAAGGAGAAGATCGCAAACCTCGCCGTAAGGCCTACGTTCACAAGCCCTTCCTCTACTCCCGTTACTATAGCGACTCGGATGATGAGATCACCGTGGAGGAACGTCGCAGATCTGCG gcaaaagacaaagaagaacGTCTGCTGAAGAGACAACAGAACCGAGAGCGGATggaagaaaagaggaaacagaaagctctGCAGGCTGAGGAGCAGG atcacaaaaaacaaaagagtgGAGACTCCGCCGGGTTCGAGGGCCCCCGAGCCAAAGAGGCTCGCAAAGAAAGGAAGGTTCTGGAGAAGAAAATGGCTCTGAGCAGGAAGAGGAAGCTGGACTCAAG GAAGGAGACGGATGGTTCTAGCAAGAAGAAAGGAGATGCAGAAGGATCCAAGAAAGTG GATTTAAAATCTACAGCAGTAAAGACACCACAACCAAAACTGCTTAGAAATCTGTCAGAGTCGGCGTCATCTGACGAGAGACACAGCAGGACGAGCGGCAGCATCTCTGAAGACTCCAGTGAAACCAGAAAGCTCACAGACAAAGTCCGAACACACTCCTTCATCCTGGAGCTGGAGCAAGGTTCCCAGGAGGCGCTCAGACAACGCTCTGTTGGGAAGTTTGACCGCTCTCGCAAGGAACTTCTCTCTAAAGAACGCAAAGAGAAAGAACGCAGCATGTCAGACGAGCGTGCCAAGCTCAAACAAAAGCAGGAGAAGAAACCCGAgcatcagctggatgagcatCAGCAGAAAGAAGCGGCTGCTGTTAAAGTTTTCTCTGAGGAAAAAGGAGACAAGAAACCGAAGATGAAGAGTGAGAAGAAGACCCCATCAACCCCAAGAGAAGGAAAGTCGTCTGCATCAGAAGTTCAGGCAGATGAGGGTCCGAAAGACGCTTCTCTCAAAAAGAAAGCTGCATCTGTGGAGGTGGTCAAAGCAGAGAAGGACAAAGACAAAGTCAGggaaaaggagaaagagaagagcagagaaaaGGCCAAAGGAGAGAAGAGTTCAGCTAAAGGGGATTACAAGCTCCGGCCTGATTCTACCGGGTCCTCTGAGGATCGATCCGACATGGAGCCTGCTGGGTCTGATGGCAGCAAGAAGAAAGATAAACACTCCAAAGAGGTGCTGAAGAGGTCCAAGAGCCACACCGAGGACCGACCAGGAGAGAAACTCAAATCTAAAGACAGTGAGAAGGAAAAGACCAGAGCAGATCCAGACGGCCAGAAATCAGCGAAGTCCAGCTCTGAGAGTGACAAAGATCCAAGACGAGTCAAGACTGCAGATAAAGGAAAAATCCTAGAAAAATCTAAATCCAAATCCAAAGAGGAAGCAAAGACGGTGTCGTCGTCAAAGACAGGTCAGGGTTCAGAGGTCAAAAGTACAGGAGGAGCATCAGTCAGCAAAtctgagaagaagaaggagggaaGTATGAAAGAACAGCGTAAAGTCTCAGAGGAACCTCTCCAGGACAAATCCACAAAGAAAAAACTGGAGAAGAAAGTCCCAGAAAAGAAAGACGAGAGCATTGAGGAAAAGAAAGAGCTCAGAGAGGACAAACAGGAAAAACCGGAGAAGTCCTCAAAGCCTCCAGTTTCCTCTCAGAGCCTCGATGCAGAGCTTCTACCCAAGAAACTGTCTCTTCTCCAGGACACCAGCACGGACTCTGACCCCGTCACCACCACCGTCACCACCTCCTTCTCTGACGACACCTGCGATGCTTTAAGCGATATCACACCTGAGCCACCGGAGGGCGAAACCGAGTCCAGGCTCGGGGAGATGCCAGCTGTTCCGGTGGAGGCTGACGCGCTGCTGACGCTCATGGACGTCTGCACCTCTGCAGAGGCGAGACTTCCAcctgagagcagcagagaggaggcaATGATGCAGGACGCCGATATGAAGATGAAAGAAGCCGCTCTGACGCTGCTCTCCATGGATCCGGACAGCACTGTGTCCTCCAGCTTAATGTGCCAAGATTCAAGAGAAGAAGAGATGAACCAGGCCACTCTTCAGCCAGTGGAAATAGCTGAGGAAGAAGAGCAGCAGCCTTCAGTAGACGAGCAGACAAGCTCTGAATCTCCGTTTGCAGCCGCAGAACCATCAACATCTCAGCAAAGCACTGTGTCTGAACAACAAACTGAAG ATTTCTCTGGCACTCCAGAGAAAGAGGCAGGTTTGACTGTGGTTGAAATGACTCCGGCTGCTGTTCTGCAG GAGGTTGATACTACTTCATTTACTGCTGATGCTCCATCAAATGAGGACGAAACCAAATGTGCAGAGATTGTTCCAGAAGAACAGCCAGTCGCTGCAAAGGAAG CAGTGGATGCGGTTGTGTTGGGGTCAGAGGTCGGAGCAGCTGCAGAGGAAAGTGTGCTTTCACCTGTTTCTGTTTCTACTGAGCAAC AGCAAACTGAGCCAGATGCAAAAACAGGCCCTCAG GCAGGGGAGGTGGATGCTGACGACGGCCAGGTTGAGATGGAGGTGGAGAATG TTGAAGCTGAGACGACTACAAAGGAAGAAAACGTGGCAACACAGAGTCATGTGAAAACC GTGGAGTCGCTCGTCCCTGAGAAGACTGAagaagagctcagagagagcGAACCTCCGACGCCTCAGTCCAAGCTGGTTAAGCAAATCA gtAATGTCTCCAGCACGGACAGTCAGGAGGACGAGAAGACGTCTGACCTATCAGAGAAG GAAGAGAAGACGGAGGGAAGAGGAAGACGCAAACGAAGACTGTCGACTCAGAAAGCTCCAGCAGTGAAGGAGACTG GTGATGAGAAGGATGAAAGTAAAGAGCAGCCATCAGCAGAG GAACCTGACCAGGGTAAGGTTGCAGAAGTCAGAACGCCACGCCGCGGTCGATCATCGAAAACCACCGAGGAGGCAGAGAAGGAACTCGCTAAAGAATCTGAAAAACCAGGGGAGGGTCCGTGCCGTGGGGGGAGACGCTCAGGAGCAGCAGCCGTTAAAGTTG aGAAtcagaagaaagaggagagcaACGCAGCAACGTCAGCAGAACATCCAGCAGAGACCCAA AAATCTGAGGAGGAAAGTGGACCAAAGAAAACGGGACGGAGAGGAAGTCAAGTCAATCTCTCGTCTGTTCCTGAAGATCCTGAGGCTGCAGGAGACTCCAAAGAGACCTCAGACACAG ACAGCTTCACTACAAGTGAGtaa